GCGCGGCTCCGGAGCCCCAGATGCGCATGGAGGAGGTATCGTACCGTGACGCGTCAGGATAGTTCAGGAGGTACACGAACATCGTCGGCACCCCCGACATGGCCTCGGCCCGGAACTCCTGGATGGTCTTCAACACCTCCTCGGGGTTGAACCAGCGCAGGAGCGCGCCGCGCGTTCCGAGGATGTGACCCGCGTTCATCACGGTCAGCCCGTAGGAGTGCGACAGCGGCAGCACGCCGACGCCCCATCGATCGCGGTCGAGCTCGTAGAGAGACGCCGAGGCGCGCGCGTTGGACTCGAGGTTGCCGTGGGAGAGCGCCACGCCCTTGGGCGCGCCCGTGGTGCCGGAGGTGTAGAGGATGACGGCCAGATCCGTCTCGGCACGCGGGACAGACTCGAAGCGATCGCGCTCCCGCCCGATCTCCTCCTCGTACGAGCGCACGCCGCCTTCGCGTCCCCCTCCCTCTCCCCCTCCCCCGTCTACCAGCAGCACGTATCGGAGGGTCGGGAACGTCCCGATCTGCTTCTCCACCTTCCACACCATGTCGGAAGATGTGATGACGACCTTGGCCTCCGAGTCGGCCAGGATGTGGGCGACCTCACCCTCGCCCAGGAGGAAGATCACGGGCACGATGACCCCGCCCACCCGGAGGATGCCGCCGTAGCTCTGCATCACCTCGGGGCAGTTCGGCAGCATGACGACCACGCGGTCGCCGGTCTCGACGCCGAGGCGTCTAAGCGCATGCGCGACCCGGCAGGCGGCGCGCTGCTGGTCCACGTTGGTCAGCCGCCGCCCCTCGAAGGCGAGCGCCTCGTACTCGCCGTAGCGTTGAATGTTCTCGTCGCCGAGCCGCGCCAGTGTCATGGCTTCTTGTCGCACTCCGCCTGGAGGGCCTGGAGCCGGGCAGCCGGCGTCGGGTGCGTGCTCAACCAGTTGGCCCACCCGGGGGTCAGCTGCTCCAGGTCGAGGCGCTCGAGGAGCAGGAGCATGTCCGTGCAGCCTCGCCCCGGGTCCCCCGGCAGCCGGTCGAGCAGCTCGACGGCGTAACGGTCCGCGGCGAACTCCTCCTCCCGGTCAGAGGCGCGGCTCGCGCGCACGACCTCGTCACTGGCCCCGTTCACCGCGGCCTGAGTAGACCGCTCCGCCTGGTGCCGCACCTCCCGGCTCTCGAAGTGGCCGAGCTGGACGTGTCCAAGCTCGTGGGCCAGCGCCGACTGGAGCTCGGAGGGCTGGAGGCTCCGGAGCGCCCCCGTCGTGATCCGGAGCGCGAACTTTTTCTGGGAGGCCGGACCGGCCGCGACGTGAATCCTCTGCCGGACCTCGATGGCGAGGCCGACAGCGCACGGCTCCTTGGGGCGGCAGAGGCCCGAAACCTGGATGAGGGGCGTCAGCGTCGCGTCCACGTTCGCCTGCTCCTCGGGGGTGGCTCCCCTGAGCTCCGGCCGCTTCGCAGAGGCACACCCCGCGAGCACCAAGGCCAGGACGGCAAACAAAAGAAGTCTCATGAGGTTCTTTCTTTCAGGTACTTAGGCATCATCTCGCCACGGTCACATCCGTATACCACGCCCAATATGACGCAACGCAATAAAAGTCTTGACGGCTATTACGCGGTGCGTTATCCTAACCCCGTTGATGGTTCTCAATCAGGCCCGACACCCAGTTGAAAGAGGAGATTCGTGATGACAACGACCATGCAGGGTAGCGAGATGTTCGCACAGATGACCGGGCGCGCCGTGGAGGCCTTCTCCGTGCTCGCCGACGCCAACCAGAAGATCATGCGCGACCTGGTGGACCTCTCGGCCAGCACCGCCAAGGAAGGCGTCCGGCTGTACGCGGAGCTGTCGTCCTCGGCCGTGGAAGCGCTGAAGGACACCCAGTCCTACCTCCTGCGCCGGCAGGGCGAGATGCAGGAAGCGCCGCGGGATCCGTTCGCGGTCTACCAGAAGAGCGTGCTCGAGTCGGTCGAAGGGACGCAGAAGGCCTTCAAGCTGTTCGAGAGCAACGCCCAGGCCATGACGCGCTCCGCGGAGCGGCTCCAGGTCACGGCCGAGCAGACCGGCAAGGAGATCCAGGCCTCGTTCGCCCAGGTCGCCGACAAGGTCAAGTCGCTCTCCGCGACCCTCGCGTAACGAGCCGGACCAGACAAGAAAAGGGCCGGGTTTGAAAGCCCGGCCCTTTTCTATTTAGCCCCCGGCTCGTAGAACGTGTGACTCAGGCCTCGCCTCGCGGCGTCGCCGCTCAGCTCGAAGTGCGGGCCCCGTCTCAGCTCGAACTGCTATTTCTCCCGCTTCTTCTCGAGCCGATCCTCGAGCGCGCGCAGCTTCTCCCGGAGAGCCGAAACCTCGCTCCTGAGCGCGTCGGCTTCGCCGGGCGTCTCGGCCTTCTTCTCGGCCTTGCCCTCGCCGGACGTGGACGGCAACCAGCCCGTGCCCGCGCGAGAGGCCAACTCGCGGAAGACGCGCTCGGCTTCTCGCTGGTTCGACATGATCCCTTCCAGGCTCGACTTCATGGACTTCTGGACGAAGTCCTGCCACGCCTCGCCGTGCTTGATGAGCTGGTGCAGGAAGGCCGTCGGCAAACCGGCGCGCCGGCTGCGCTCGTTCTCCAGGATTATCTGGGCGAGCGTCACCGAGGTCACGTCTTCCCCGGTGGAGACGTCCACCACCGAGATCTCCTTGCCCGCGCGGATGAGCTCTTCGAGCTCCTCCAGGGTGACGTACCGGCTTTCCTGGGTGTCGTAGAGCTTGCGGTTCGAGTAGCGCTTGATCACGTACGACATGCTG
The nucleotide sequence above comes from Candidatus Rokuibacteriota bacterium. Encoded proteins:
- a CDS encoding polyhydroxyalkanoate synthesis regulator DNA-binding domain-containing protein, yielding MSYVIKRYSNRKLYDTQESRYVTLEELEELIRAGKEISVVDVSTGEDVTSVTLAQIILENERSRRAGLPTAFLHQLIKHGEAWQDFVQKSMKSSLEGIMSNQREAERVFRELASRAGTGWLPSTSGEGKAEKKAETPGEADALRSEVSALREKLRALEDRLEKKREK
- a CDS encoding M48 family metalloprotease is translated as MRLLLFAVLALVLAGCASAKRPELRGATPEEQANVDATLTPLIQVSGLCRPKEPCAVGLAIEVRQRIHVAAGPASQKKFALRITTGALRSLQPSELQSALAHELGHVQLGHFESREVRHQAERSTQAAVNGASDEVVRASRASDREEEFAADRYAVELLDRLPGDPGRGCTDMLLLLERLDLEQLTPGWANWLSTHPTPAARLQALQAECDKKP
- a CDS encoding long-chain fatty acid--CoA ligase, giving the protein MTLARLGDENIQRYGEYEALAFEGRRLTNVDQQRAACRVAHALRRLGVETGDRVVVMLPNCPEVMQSYGGILRVGGVIVPVIFLLGEGEVAHILADSEAKVVITSSDMVWKVEKQIGTFPTLRYVLLVDGGGGEGGGREGGVRSYEEEIGRERDRFESVPRAETDLAVILYTSGTTGAPKGVALSHGNLESNARASASLYELDRDRWGVGVLPLSHSYGLTVMNAGHILGTRGALLRWFNPEEVLKTIQEFRAEAMSGVPTMFVYLLNYPDASRYDTSSMRIWGSGAAPLPVEIVEPFERRFGGKLLEGYGLTEASPVVSAHRLSGTRKLGSVGQPIPGVTVSIRDDGDRALPAGEVGEVCVKGPNVMMGYYRNPEETARTIRGGWLRTGDMGRLDADDFLYIVERKKDLIIRGGFNIYPRDVEEALYAFPKAAEAAVIGMPDAIMGEEVLAFIVLRPGQSATADEVIAFCQSRLAKYKCPREIRFVDALPKSPVGKILRKELRSQIRTQP